A stretch of DNA from Cyprinus carpio isolate SPL01 chromosome A25, ASM1834038v1, whole genome shotgun sequence:
gccatctgctgttcaCATTTCAACAAgcaatttaatgtttaaactgaaatgtttgcttttaaacatttgattttcaaaataagtttgacaaaaatggcaagaaatcatatttatttggaAGGAATATAATGCCCAGCTAGGTCCACATATTCAGAACGTTGTCATGTCTTAtctgtttaaaacatttgtaattcCATTTGATGTAGTGGcacacaaattacacaaaaactataaattaaagCTCCTCTCATTGAATTAAGAGGAAAAAATAAGGCACTTCGATGTTACAAATagagacaaaattacaaattacaacaCTGATCAATGTTTCATTGGGAGCGATCAGTCCACATTTCCTTAACCAGAAGTGTtcctctcatgcacacacactgatTTATTCCTGTAACATAAAACAGATACATTTGAGTCTGTttgttctctgaaaaaaaaaatactattaaatatacatgcagtactatatatatatatatatatatagggagagagaaagagagagagcgttctatattttacatacatacacacacacacacacacatatatatatatatatatatatatatatatatatatatatatatatatatatatatttatatattatatatttatatatatatatatatatatatatatatatatatatatataatttcatagtGCCCACATAGTTCCCATCTGATTCATGCTGCAGACTAAAATACCTACATCTTTGTCTTACCAGGAAGCTGCAATCTGACTGGGTAGCTAGATTACGGTTATAAAAAGCACAGTCGTCTATGCAAACGTCATTGTTTTCATGCCAAACTTCTTTAGCTGTAACACATAAGCTAGACATATGCAAGGAATATTTGTGAAGAAACTTTCTCACTTGAGAGGCTGGCAGTGCAGGCCTGCAGCACAGGGGCAGTGCTCCTGCGGCCCCTCCTCGTCCCACAGTAACAGATCCATCAGCTGATTGGGGTGACTGTGGCAACCCTGGCCCTCCTGTGGCTTGGGGCGGCACACGGGGAAGAGCAGGGctggagaggggaaaaaaacccccaaagaaatattaaaaataggaGAGTGGGAGAGACAGAGACTACAGAGAGAGGTACAGCAGAAAGGAAGGAGATTAGGATGAGATGGACTCCAGACCACAGGAAATGTAGTGACATCAAAACCACAGCAAATGTAAATGGTTTTTATCATGGGAATATGTTGGAATGCTAAGAAAACTGAGGAACGTTGTGAACCGAGTGAGAAAGGAGTGCGATTCTAAATTCAAGGAAACAATTATTTAGTACTCTGAAGGGAAATCTGGACCGGAAGGCCCAGTGAAACTGGatatttttcagatgttttactgCATAACCAACTGCTTATTGATATCTAATATGGTTGTTTATACAGGCACTTCTATGTCTCAAGGGctgattttttattctttctttctttcttttcttttaaacgccATACCAGCTTCTAAggctatattcatggcgagaATAAAGTGCAATCAATCAAAGGAGGACtagaaaagatgtttaaaattgaTTTCCTCtagaaactgattttttattaaaactaacttttttttttcttttggttataTAAAGGTTAAAACTTTCACTTATGCCTTTActtatttttgctacttttaaaatgcattttatttatagcaTTAGTTTTATCGTCATCTCAGACTTTAAATCTTAGAACACGGAAATCCAATCCATGAATTATTAGAAATGTAAAACAATGATAATCTAAACAAAGATTAAAGAACCTTTGTGAAAGGCGCAGCAGTGTTGAGGGCTGCAGTCGCTCTGGTACTGACAGATGGTTCCAGACTGTCCTTTAGTTCTGTTCTGAGCAcaaacaccccacacacacagctGATCTCCACAACACTCCACATCCTTTGTGCACTCCTGTCAATTCAAGAAGCAGAAaaggaattttatatatatatatatatataacattttcagatgtgatttatatattttaaatgatatatacatgaaattaatatatataaaatttgtgtttttgtatagatagatagatagatagagtgaaCACAAAATCAGCACAGACCATATTAGTTGTCTGGCACAGAACGCATTTGGAGGTGAGGATCTCGTACAGGCAGAAGCTGCCGTCCCCACAGTCCTCGTCAATCATGCACTCCTGAATGAAGAAGAATGAACCTGACATTATATATTACAGAAACACTGTTATTACAGTTACAGTTGAGCAAACATCCCAAGGACCCTATTAATACAATaaactctgcaggttcaggataTGACATCATAACTCCATGAAATGACAGTGATAAATTCCCAAAAGACAACTTCAGTTTCCGGACAGTGGCAGGCAGTAGAGTGCATCgtctggtcaccattcactttcactatatggaaaagagcagcgtggaCATTCTACTAAACGTCTTCAACTGGGttacacaaaagaaagtcagtcatagaGGTCTggaaatggcatgagggtgagtacatgatgatagtgttttccttttttttctattttggggGAACTTTTTCTTTAAGCAACCTACAGCATTGTTGTAACTATAGTTTGGAGACAATGCTGTAggttgcacaaagaaaaaaaaatactgtaacagcAAGTTTTGTTTTGGACTTTAGGTTAGGAAATTCCAACGAAATGTTTCGCCTCCCAGACAAAAATTCAGTTGAGGACTAAAAGAAACGCCCACCTACCATTAACTGAAAACCACATTTTTGTTGTCTGGAACATCCTCCTCATTATAATGTATTATCAAAAACAGTCATGTGTGTGCTTGTACTTTGTTAGAGACCCTGGAACTTGATTTGATGGAAATTTTGTGACTTAACCTTATAGCCTAAGAAAAAGGTGGGAAATAAGACATATGTTGAATATTTACACTATgctgaaaatatttacaaacaaactgGATGAAGAATAGAGAATAGTCTCAAACTGGCCTGTGGTGCAATACAGACAAACAGGAGTCATTTTTTAATgcctgatgacatcatcatcggTGTCataattaatttcacatttacagAAGTGGAGGTGCAGAAATCCACCTCAGAACTTGAATCCTGTGAGAGGTGTAACAGCTACCAACCACTCAGCAGTCAACATCAGAGCCCAGCTGCACCCTTCCCCCCAGAGTTACAGCGTCTGGAGTCTAGACTAATGTGAGTGAGTCACATGAAAAAACCTTCAATTCCTCACGGACAAAAACAACTTTCTGAAAGAACACGAAGTTTGcgtttaaattatactttaagacaatattttaaaaaaaaaatcaaaatttgtagAAAACACATGAAGACACgatcacaaaattataataattcaataaaacctaattaaattaaaggggacctattatggccctttttacaagatgtaaaataagtctctgatgttcCCAGAGTGTGTGTTAAGTTTTAACTTAAAATACCTTACAGatcattttttatagcttgttaaattgccacttttagggtatgagcatagactgtataaaaacatggatgtaatgtctgtgacgtcacccgtagactcctgaagagcgtttttgaagctcaaagtgtgcagagcgggccgtcgccatcttggcagatatatcccggataatcgaaaatgggcaaaaaggcgggagctggttgctgaagccacacccacctagctcgacggcggtgtcagcagcggcaatccacctgtcactcaagtggccacgcccttaattatgcagaactttaaggcttaatataatttaaatggatgagttataaaaaattcacccccctcacagttgtcatgaagggcaaaactagctatatagaccaaaatcatttttttcaccaggctgtaaacatgttttttttctgctgtaaagttgggcattttaacatggggagtctatgggactgactcccttttgaagccagcctcaagcggccagtcgatgaattgcagttttagtcacttcctttttggcttcacaagagagagcgggaggttgccgcttgggtATGAACCAAAACGCGCCGCTTTTTGTCTTtccctttaaatacaaatgaatgcTCGTGgagaagagggcggagcttcaagagctcaagctAATAGATGCCAAGTCTGCGTATTATACGCAactttgggcttctttttttgtaaagttgcgtgAAAAAATCCCGGGTTGCGtttttttgggcttattttataaaataggGTTGCTTGTTAGGTAAACCTGACAAGCAACttcgtttcttttcatttatgttcactgtattaaacaatgcattgattgacactctgtctgctcacagttaatagccaatcagtgcaaaaatataaGCGCTGAAGCATAATTTGCCAAATATTCTGCCCCCTCCTTTCAGACGCCTTTTTTTACGTGATTTTTCTTCAATGAGGAATTggagaaaaatcacattaaaaaaagaatgtgtgtgtCGCTGTAATCCAAGCAATGATAGTAGTAGATGTAGAGGAGTGGGATGACTTCCTTTCCTTTATAAGgcagcctaatttttttttttttttttttaacaatgttttgtatcaatgttttatcatcactgtaataaaaaacaagtagGCCTATAGTATATAGTAGGCCTATAGCCTACTGATACTaagagtatatttgtttttttatattttatatttggccttttccatctctccaatcctactctgctcacaggtgactggagatgagttttgttcctgctttgttgcagtttgctgattttttgtaaaataacttatgtTTTTGCTATTCAGATAAAGGGgtaatttcagtttaatatgttgcaggctcagctattggaaataaataattgataataattaatattgatgataataaattatcaaaaaatattgggcttgttttgggcttgtttttgaagctgcggttgcttatttgtctcgcgAGAGTTGGCAACTATGCTCAAGCTCTGCAGCAGTCTCTCTTGCAAGCTCCAGTGCtagcctttgcaaataaacactccgCTACTAGTACAAGcctgttatctttacagaaaacgcactcggtttaaaagtcagtcatctcATTGTACGGTGCgtaaaaaaaagcactttatgaattacacagatggGAGACgataaaaataactcatggtgCCATTCAAACTTTATAAGCCCCACTTGCGATTATGAGCTCGACTAATTCCAGCGGttgacttcacattgctttcatatgcagtTTTAACTCCCACATTCCTATTCACGGTCATTctggcagcatcagtgaaaacaaacagataattgtagctttagcaacattagccttacagagtgccaagaagctctttcagaaagatAATTTGGAAAACTAATGCATGATACTTCTTCTGAAGGTGTAGCTGGATCACGAACAGTTGGCACTGCTCTATCCTTCAGGAGCAACTTTCAGAACCACCTtctcttcagcggctcagatttcGGGAATAAGGAGAGAGTTATGTGGATTCATACATTCAGCTATAGAACTCCTAAAGCGCTTGGGAGACATTCTTGTCAGTGCTGCAATGGCGGACTTTATACAACTCACTGTGAACTCGCAGTTCTATGTTATAacggcagtgtctgtcaacattcgtgggcggggcctgtggctaatgtgacgtcacattagcaCCAGATCAGAAAACATgtagttgggagacactgcttatgatctaaggggatttaaaaaaaaaaaaaagtcgtgattttttatcattatagggtggttgtgtacacacacttccaccacacatttatttccaaacaccatgcaaaagtgaattttgcatgaaAGGTTccctttaatataatattatataatatataatttgaactaaatatgtaaattatacacacacacatacacacacacatgtacatatatGCTGTATAcaattcataatttaatattt
This window harbors:
- the LOC109109163 gene encoding dickkopf-related protein 3-like, which gives rise to MMLKFVILSLCVGFVVGSSVHRGGHLDITEALEKHVAQGQTTLNEMFREVEKLMEDTQQKLEEAVHQMENESSKSLLHGRNFPASFHNETTSVIKVGNRTVQLIERIDKETDNTTGKTNFSRTLIQNTERWNEVDHECMIDEDCGDGSFCLYEILTSKCVLCQTTNMECTKDVECCGDQLCVWGVCAQNRTKGQSGTICQYQSDCSPQHCCAFHKALLFPVCRPKPQEGQGCHSHPNQLMDLLLWDEEGPQEHCPCAAGLHCQPLKNKSVCVHERNTSG